A portion of the Oxynema aestuarii AP17 genome contains these proteins:
- a CDS encoding type II secretion system F family protein produces MTIDAASSKSKGFNLAEFEENLNIALAKLTVKDKAVFSRQLSVMFNAGVALGKALSTLADTTENPKLRKALRQIKVDIETGVSLSVSMAKYPDIFDDLYCAMVESGEIGGVLDMVLNRLAIALEKSAKLQNEIKSASAYPKAVGTIAVLVFYGMTTFLLPTFADIFVDLGAELPAFTQFMLAISSFTTDWRKMLVLVGIIFGVVFLFKTIYKTEQGCLFFDGLFLKLPLVGNLLKLAAVARFCNTFSMLTGAGVPMLSSFEIVARTAGNKVISYAILGAQDEVAQGGSLTEAFDRANVFPGMAISMMRIGEETGELDKMLSKVGDFYEDEVEQAVKGLTSTLEPIMMVGIAALVGSILMSMYLPMFAVFDKLG; encoded by the coding sequence ATGACCATCGATGCAGCATCTTCAAAATCTAAAGGCTTTAATTTAGCCGAGTTTGAAGAGAATCTTAATATTGCTCTGGCCAAACTGACCGTTAAAGATAAAGCCGTTTTCTCGCGACAACTATCTGTGATGTTTAATGCCGGGGTGGCGTTAGGCAAAGCCCTATCTACCCTCGCAGACACCACGGAAAACCCCAAACTGAGAAAAGCACTCAGACAGATTAAAGTTGATATTGAAACCGGGGTGAGTTTGTCCGTTTCTATGGCAAAATACCCGGATATTTTTGACGATCTTTACTGTGCGATGGTCGAATCAGGGGAAATTGGTGGGGTGCTTGACATGGTACTCAACCGCCTCGCGATCGCCCTGGAAAAATCGGCCAAGCTACAAAACGAAATTAAATCGGCATCGGCTTATCCGAAAGCCGTCGGCACGATCGCCGTTCTGGTCTTCTACGGCATGACTACCTTCTTGCTACCCACGTTTGCGGATATTTTCGTAGATTTAGGTGCCGAATTACCCGCATTTACCCAATTCATGTTAGCCATCAGTTCTTTTACTACGGATTGGAGAAAAATGCTGGTTTTGGTCGGAATAATTTTTGGAGTCGTTTTTCTCTTCAAAACTATCTATAAAACAGAACAAGGTTGTCTGTTCTTTGACGGCTTATTTTTAAAACTGCCGTTAGTCGGAAATTTGCTCAAATTGGCAGCCGTTGCCCGTTTTTGCAATACCTTCTCTATGTTAACGGGAGCGGGGGTTCCGATGTTATCGAGTTTCGAGATCGTCGCGCGAACCGCAGGCAATAAAGTCATTAGCTATGCCATTTTAGGTGCTCAAGACGAAGTCGCCCAAGGGGGAAGCCTCACCGAAGCGTTCGATCGCGCCAACGTCTTTCCTGGAATGGCCATTTCGATGATGAGAATTGGGGAAGAAACGGGGGAACTCGATAAAATGCTCTCGAAAGTGGGAGATTTCTACGAGGATGAAGTCGAACAAGCAGTCAAAGGCTTGACCAGTACCTTAGAACCGATCATGATGGTCGGGATTGCGGCCTTAGTCGGTTCGATTTTGATGTCGATGTACCTGCCCATGTTTGCAGTTTTCGACAAACTCGGCTAA